The Candidatus Pantoea soli genome window below encodes:
- the ccmB gene encoding heme exporter protein CcmB — protein sequence MPGRIIQRELKIAFRSGAEVINPLWFFLIVITLFPLGIGPEPQQLARIAPGVVWVAALLASLLALERLFRDDFLDGSLEQLLLLPTPLPLTVLGKVVAHWLLTGLPLILLSPLAALLLSLDFAGWRAMALTLLLGTPTLSFLGAIGTGLTVGLRRGGVLLSLLVLPLSIPVLIFATAAIEAAGQGLPVSGYLAILGAMLAVSATLSPFATAAALRISLQ from the coding sequence ATGCCGGGACGCATCATTCAGCGTGAGTTAAAAATCGCGTTCCGCAGCGGGGCGGAGGTGATTAATCCGCTGTGGTTTTTCTTAATCGTCATTACGCTGTTTCCGCTGGGTATCGGGCCGGAACCGCAGCAGCTGGCGCGCATCGCGCCCGGTGTGGTGTGGGTCGCGGCGCTGCTGGCCTCGCTGCTGGCGCTGGAGCGTCTGTTCCGCGATGATTTTCTGGACGGCTCGCTGGAGCAGCTACTGCTGCTGCCGACGCCGCTGCCGCTGACCGTATTAGGCAAAGTGGTGGCGCACTGGCTGCTCACCGGCCTGCCGCTGATTCTGCTGTCGCCGCTGGCGGCGCTGCTGCTGTCGCTGGATTTTGCCGGCTGGCGGGCGATGGCACTGACGCTGCTGCTTGGCACCCCAACGCTAAGCTTCCTCGGCGCAATCGGCACCGGACTGACCGTCGGTCTGCGGCGCGGCGGCGTCCTGCTGAGTTTACTGGTATTACCGCTGTCGATACCGGTTCTGATATTTGCCACCGCGGCCATTGAAGCGGCGGGGCAGGGGCTGCCGGTGAGCGGCTATCTGGCAATTCTCGGCGCCATGCTGGCCGTGAGCGCGACTCTGTCGCCGTTCGCCACCGCAGCGGCGTTGCGTATCAGCCTGCAATAA
- a CDS encoding heme lyase CcmF/NrfE family subunit codes for MMPEIGSFLLCLALGLALLLSIYPLWGAARQDARLMALARPLTWGMFICIAGAFLLLVHAFVVNDFTVTYVATNSNTLLPVYYRIAATWGAHEGSLLLWVLLLSTWTLAVAIFSRGMPQDALARVLAVMGMITFGFLLFIILTSNPFTRTLPAFPIDGRDLNPMLQDIGLIFHPPLLYMGYVGFSVAFAFAIASLMAGRLDTAWARWSRPWTTAAWVFLTIGIVLGSAWAYYELGWGGWWFWDPVENASFMPWLAGTALMHSLAVTEKRGSFKAWTVLLAITAFSLSLLGTFLVRSGVLVSVHAFASDPARGMFILAFLIIVIGSSLLLYALRGGQVRSRVQNDVWSRESFLLGNNVLLIAAMLVVLLGTLLPLVHKQLGLGTISVGEPFFNTLFTWLMAPFALLLGIGPLVRWRRDEPQKLWKRLGAGLLVTLILSIALPWLLQDRIEAMTVIGLLMAIWVILLTLMELHERATHRHRFLPGLRHLSRSHWGMVLGHLGVAVTVVGIAFTTQYSVERDVRMKAGDSVDIHHYHFVFRDVRSLQGPNYSGGMAIIDVSRNGQPEAVLQAEKRFYTAARTMMTEAAISGGFTRDLYAALGEELDDGSWAVRIYYKPFVRWIWFGGLFMAFGGLLCLLDPRYRSRRKAPREELV; via the coding sequence ATGATGCCGGAAATTGGCAGCTTTCTGCTGTGTCTGGCGCTGGGGCTGGCGCTGCTGTTAAGTATTTATCCGCTGTGGGGCGCAGCGCGTCAGGATGCGCGCCTGATGGCGCTGGCGCGGCCGCTGACCTGGGGCATGTTTATCTGTATCGCCGGTGCCTTTCTGCTGCTGGTGCATGCGTTTGTGGTGAATGATTTCACTGTGACGTACGTCGCCACCAACTCCAATACGCTATTGCCGGTCTATTATCGCATTGCCGCCACCTGGGGCGCGCACGAAGGGTCACTGTTACTGTGGGTGCTGCTGCTCAGCACCTGGACGCTGGCGGTGGCGATTTTCAGCCGCGGCATGCCGCAGGATGCGCTGGCGCGCGTGCTGGCAGTCATGGGGATGATCACCTTTGGTTTCCTGCTGTTTATTATCCTGACGTCCAACCCGTTTACCCGCACGCTGCCGGCGTTCCCAATCGACGGGCGCGATCTCAATCCGATGCTGCAGGATATCGGCCTGATTTTCCATCCGCCGCTGCTGTATATGGGCTATGTGGGCTTTTCGGTGGCGTTTGCCTTTGCCATTGCGTCTCTGATGGCTGGCCGCCTTGATACCGCATGGGCACGCTGGTCCCGTCCGTGGACCACCGCAGCCTGGGTCTTTCTTACTATCGGTATCGTGCTGGGATCGGCATGGGCCTACTACGAGCTGGGCTGGGGCGGCTGGTGGTTCTGGGATCCGGTGGAGAATGCTTCCTTTATGCCGTGGCTGGCCGGCACGGCGCTGATGCACTCGCTGGCGGTCACGGAAAAGCGCGGCAGCTTCAAAGCCTGGACGGTGCTGCTGGCGATCACGGCGTTTTCACTCAGCCTGCTGGGAACCTTTCTTGTGCGCTCCGGCGTGCTGGTCTCGGTGCACGCGTTTGCGTCTGATCCGGCGCGCGGCATGTTCATTCTGGCTTTCCTCATCATCGTGATTGGCAGCTCACTGCTGCTGTACGCGCTGCGAGGAGGACAGGTGCGCAGCCGGGTGCAGAACGACGTCTGGTCACGCGAATCCTTCCTGCTGGGCAATAACGTCCTGCTGATTGCGGCAATGCTGGTGGTGCTGCTGGGGACGCTGCTGCCGCTGGTGCACAAACAGCTCGGCCTGGGCACGATTTCAGTCGGCGAACCCTTCTTTAATACGCTGTTTACCTGGCTGATGGCACCGTTCGCGCTGTTGCTCGGTATCGGTCCGCTGGTGCGCTGGCGTCGTGACGAACCGCAAAAACTGTGGAAGCGGCTGGGCGCCGGGCTGCTGGTCACGCTGATCCTGTCGATTGCGCTGCCGTGGCTGCTGCAGGATCGCATTGAAGCGATGACGGTGATTGGTCTGCTGATGGCGATTTGGGTGATCCTGCTGACGCTGATGGAGCTGCACGAGCGGGCCACGCATCGCCATCGCTTCCTGCCCGGGTTGCGGCATCTGTCGCGCAGCCACTGGGGCATGGTGCTGGGCCATCTCGGCGTGGCGGTCACGGTGGTCGGCATTGCGTTCACCACGCAGTACAGCGTGGAGCGCGACGTGCGCATGAAAGCCGGCGACAGCGTGGATATCCACCACTATCACTTTGTTTTCCGCGACGTACGTTCGCTGCAGGGGCCTAACTACAGCGGTGGCATGGCCATTATTGATGTCAGCCGCAACGGCCAGCCGGAAGCGGTGCTGCAGGCGGAAAAACGCTTCTATACTGCCGCCCGTACCATGATGACGGAAGCCGCCATCAGCGGCGGCTTCACCCGGGATCTCTATGCTGCGCTGGGCGAGGAGCTGGACGACGGTTCCTGGGCAGTACGCATTTATTACAAACCCTTTGTGCGCTGGATCTGGTTCGGTGGCCTGTTTATGGCGTTCGGCGGCCTGCTGTGTCTGCTCGATCCACGCTACCGTTCGCGCCGCAAAGCGCCGCGCGAGGAGCTGGTATGA
- a CDS encoding helix-turn-helix domain-containing protein, which produces MQNYQTFTMLQRHKAQLRDSVSLSSGMQLASWFNSGDRVTNLSDHHTLSLYTADGYDTWHKTPHGWRNGGAPDRFCLMPAGTESTWDLRADLSFVHLYCTEAHLRQLGEQIWDRSPAQLTLHEKVFADDDRIKQLYRHFLLSTEWQQPANQLMLSTASTLLLTHLLQHYSDVQWRAPQVRGGLAPAVLRRVLAYIDAQLDQPLTLAQLAAEAALSEYHFARMFRHSTGSAPHQYVMRRRMDTAQQLLKTSTLSLTDIALRCGFHSSSHFSHRFRQLHGVAPSVWRQR; this is translated from the coding sequence ATGCAGAATTATCAGACCTTTACCATGCTTCAGCGCCACAAAGCGCAGCTGCGCGATAGCGTATCGCTTTCCAGCGGAATGCAGCTGGCTTCCTGGTTTAACAGCGGCGATCGCGTCACTAACCTTAGCGATCATCACACGCTCAGCTTGTATACCGCCGATGGATACGATACCTGGCATAAAACGCCGCACGGCTGGCGCAACGGCGGCGCGCCGGATCGCTTCTGCCTGATGCCTGCGGGTACGGAATCGACCTGGGATCTGCGTGCCGATTTGTCTTTTGTGCATCTTTACTGCACGGAGGCGCATCTGCGCCAGCTTGGCGAGCAGATATGGGATCGCAGCCCGGCGCAGCTTACCCTGCATGAAAAAGTGTTTGCCGATGACGATCGCATTAAGCAGCTCTATCGCCATTTCCTGCTGAGCACAGAGTGGCAGCAACCGGCAAATCAACTGATGCTCAGCACTGCCTCAACGCTGCTGCTGACGCACCTGCTGCAGCACTACAGTGACGTACAGTGGCGGGCACCTCAGGTGCGTGGCGGGCTGGCTCCGGCGGTGCTGCGCCGCGTACTGGCTTACATTGATGCGCAGCTCGATCAGCCGTTAACGCTGGCGCAGCTGGCAGCGGAAGCGGCACTGAGCGAGTATCACTTTGCGCGTATGTTCCGCCACAGCACGGGATCGGCGCCACATCAGTATGTCATGCGCCGCCGTATGGACACCGCACAGCAGCTGCTGAAAACCAGCACCTTATCCCTGACCGATATCGCGCTGCGCTGCGGGTTCCACTCATCCAGCCATTTCAGTCACCGCTTCCGTCAGCTGCACGGCGTCGCCCCCTCTGTGTGGCGACAGCGCTGA
- a CDS encoding MFS transporter: protein MKATALSPARMRLLTLIGTVITQFALGSVYTWSLFNGQLAQKLDAPVSQVAFSFGLLSLGLAIASSLAGKLQERFGVRNVTIGAGVLMATGFWLTAHADNLMMLYLSAGILIGLADGAGYLLTLSNCVKWFPERKGLISACSIGAYGLGSLGFKFICGALLSTQGLENTFLIWGGLAMSMIIAGALLMHDAPVRQAADNTQRAARDYTLAQSVRLPQYWMLALMFLTACMSGLYVIGVAKDIGEVLVHLSAQTAASAVTVIAVANLSGRLILGVLSDKMARIRVISLAQMISLLGMSILLFTRMTETTFFLSLACVAFSFGGTITVFPSLVSDFFGLNNLTKNYGLIYLGFGIGSVLGSLVASLSGGFTVTFSLIMTLLVLSFILSLSIRLPQRQALAGPLLHH from the coding sequence ATGAAAGCGACTGCCCTGTCCCCTGCGCGTATGCGCCTGCTGACGCTTATCGGTACCGTCATTACCCAGTTTGCGCTGGGTTCGGTCTATACCTGGAGCCTGTTCAACGGGCAGCTGGCGCAAAAGCTGGACGCGCCGGTTAGCCAGGTGGCGTTCTCCTTTGGCCTGCTCAGCCTCGGGCTGGCGATCGCCTCTTCGCTGGCCGGTAAGCTGCAGGAGCGCTTTGGCGTGCGCAACGTCACCATCGGTGCCGGTGTGCTGATGGCAACAGGTTTCTGGCTGACCGCCCATGCCGATAACCTGATGATGCTGTACCTCAGCGCCGGTATTCTGATTGGGCTGGCCGACGGGGCCGGTTATCTGCTGACGCTCTCTAACTGCGTAAAATGGTTTCCCGAGCGCAAAGGGTTAATTTCCGCCTGCTCAATCGGCGCTTACGGGCTGGGCAGCCTGGGTTTTAAGTTTATCTGCGGTGCCCTGCTGAGCACTCAGGGGCTGGAAAACACCTTTCTGATTTGGGGCGGGCTGGCGATGAGCATGATTATTGCCGGTGCGCTGCTGATGCATGATGCACCGGTTCGCCAGGCGGCAGACAACACGCAGCGGGCGGCGCGCGACTATACGCTGGCGCAGTCGGTACGCTTACCGCAATACTGGATGCTGGCACTGATGTTTCTTACTGCGTGTATGAGCGGCCTGTACGTGATTGGCGTGGCTAAAGATATTGGTGAGGTGCTGGTGCACCTCAGCGCGCAAACCGCCGCCAGCGCCGTGACCGTGATTGCGGTGGCCAACCTCAGTGGCCGGCTGATCCTCGGCGTACTGTCAGACAAAATGGCGCGCATCCGCGTTATTTCGCTGGCGCAGATGATCTCCCTGCTCGGCATGAGCATTCTGCTGTTTACCCGCATGACGGAAACCACCTTCTTTCTCTCGCTCGCCTGCGTGGCATTTAGCTTCGGCGGCACGATCACCGTGTTCCCTTCGCTGGTCAGCGATTTCTTCGGGCTGAATAATCTCACGAAAAACTACGGGCTGATCTACCTGGGTTTTGGTATCGGCAGCGTACTGGGCTCGCTGGTTGCCTCGCTGTCGGGCGGCTTCACTGTCACCTTCAGCCTGATCATGACGCTGCTGGTGCTGTCGTTTATCCTGTCGCTGAGCATCCGTTTGCCCCAGCGTCAGGCGCTGGCCGGGCCGCTGCTGCATCACTGA
- a CDS encoding membrane lipoprotein lipid attachment site-containing protein, whose amino-acid sequence MKKMLISAAALLMLAGCSVSKPGGFERVDEDSSSNTVQYRYDPQTLNKDALELDLASYCSQRGFDKVESLPAEDSHLPGLKKAWYQCNYAVKS is encoded by the coding sequence ATGAAAAAAATGCTGATAAGCGCTGCGGCGCTTTTAATGCTGGCCGGTTGCAGTGTCAGCAAACCAGGGGGATTTGAGCGCGTGGATGAAGACAGCAGCTCAAATACCGTGCAGTACCGCTACGATCCGCAAACATTAAATAAAGATGCACTGGAACTCGATCTGGCCAGTTATTGCAGCCAGCGGGGATTTGATAAAGTGGAATCGTTGCCTGCCGAAGACAGTCATCTGCCGGGATTAAAGAAAGCCTGGTATCAATGTAATTACGCGGTAAAAAGCTAA
- the ccmD gene encoding heme exporter protein CcmD, with protein sequence MTPAFTSWSDFFAMGGYAFYVWLAVLCTLVPLTGLVVQTLLYRRRLLAEIRQRQSRERRIRAAKTKKAAAKAGESV encoded by the coding sequence GTGACGCCAGCCTTCACCTCCTGGAGCGATTTTTTCGCTATGGGCGGCTACGCCTTTTATGTCTGGCTGGCGGTGCTCTGCACGCTGGTCCCGTTAACCGGGCTGGTGGTGCAGACGCTGCTGTATCGCCGCCGTCTGCTGGCAGAGATACGCCAGCGTCAGTCCAGGGAGCGCCGCATCCGGGCGGCAAAAACAAAAAAAGCTGCGGCTAAAGCAGGAGAGTCTGTGTGA
- a CDS encoding DsbE family thiol:disulfide interchange protein: protein MNKKILFIPLVLFLLLAAALLWQLARNADGDDPSRLESALIGKPVPLFRLEALDQPGKMYNQQVLTDGKPLLLNVWATWCPTCRAEHQYLNTLAEQGIRVVGLNYKDDRTKAVTWLNTLGNPYALSLYDGDGMLGLDLGVYGAPETFLIDGHGIIRYRHAGDMTERVWQQEVKPLWEKYRREADAS from the coding sequence ATGAATAAAAAAATTCTGTTTATCCCGTTAGTCCTGTTTCTGCTGCTGGCGGCCGCGCTGCTGTGGCAGCTGGCGCGCAATGCGGACGGTGACGATCCTTCCCGGCTGGAGTCAGCGCTGATCGGCAAGCCGGTGCCGCTGTTCAGGCTGGAAGCACTCGACCAGCCGGGAAAAATGTACAATCAGCAGGTGCTGACGGACGGTAAACCGCTGCTGCTGAATGTCTGGGCCACCTGGTGCCCGACCTGCCGCGCGGAGCATCAATACCTGAACACGCTGGCTGAGCAGGGCATTCGCGTGGTGGGCCTGAACTACAAGGATGATCGGACCAAAGCGGTGACCTGGCTCAACACGCTGGGCAATCCTTACGCACTCAGCCTGTACGACGGCGACGGCATGCTCGGGCTGGATCTTGGTGTGTACGGGGCACCGGAAACCTTCCTGATCGACGGCCACGGCATTATCCGCTATCGCCATGCCGGCGATATGACGGAGCGGGTGTGGCAGCAGGAAGTGAAACCGCTGTGGGAAAAATACCGTCGCGAGGCGGACGCATCATGA
- a CDS encoding universal stress protein: MKTLLMAIDNSPVADKVIALTIEQALAQQAQVRVLCCIDPAYSSCSQPMEIDAGEDPDDFVAAKDEQNTAEMVVRRALAPLLRAGIPAKGMIVAGEAAETIVAQSAALHASMIIMGRRPLSPFNRLLKGSVSAAVIERAHCPVLIDVRKD, from the coding sequence ATGAAAACCTTACTGATGGCGATTGATAACTCACCGGTGGCAGACAAAGTCATCGCGCTGACGATTGAGCAGGCGCTGGCGCAGCAGGCGCAGGTGCGGGTGCTGTGCTGTATCGATCCGGCCTATTCATCCTGCAGTCAGCCGATGGAGATTGACGCAGGCGAAGATCCGGACGATTTTGTTGCAGCCAAAGATGAGCAGAACACCGCAGAAATGGTAGTGCGCCGGGCGCTGGCACCGCTGCTGCGCGCCGGTATTCCGGCAAAAGGCATGATTGTGGCGGGCGAAGCGGCAGAGACTATCGTGGCGCAATCCGCTGCGCTGCACGCCAGTATGATCATTATGGGGCGCCGCCCTCTGTCTCCGTTCAACCGCCTGCTCAAAGGCTCCGTCAGCGCGGCGGTGATTGAACGGGCGCACTGCCCGGTTTTGATTGACGTTCGTAAGGATTAA
- the ccmA gene encoding cytochrome c biogenesis heme-transporting ATPase CcmA, with protein MLEVINLSCVRDERFLFRGLSFRVAPGDIVQIEGPNGAGKTSLLRLLAGLSRPEEGDVLWQAQPIRQQRETWQQNLLYLGHQPGVKSVLSPCENLRFWHGSSDDGILYAALEQVDLPGYEEVPVAQLSAGQQRRVALARLWLSRAAVWILDEPLTAIDKDGVEKLMARFVAHADNGGAVILTTHQDLPGDSARVRKIRLTAEWM; from the coding sequence ATGCTCGAAGTCATTAATCTCTCGTGTGTTCGTGATGAGCGCTTCCTGTTTCGTGGGCTGAGCTTCCGGGTAGCGCCCGGTGACATCGTGCAGATTGAAGGGCCCAACGGCGCCGGCAAGACATCGCTGCTGCGTCTGCTGGCCGGTCTGAGCCGGCCCGAAGAGGGCGACGTGCTGTGGCAGGCACAGCCAATTCGCCAGCAGCGCGAAACATGGCAGCAAAACCTGCTCTATCTCGGCCATCAGCCCGGCGTGAAATCCGTACTCTCTCCCTGCGAAAACCTGCGCTTCTGGCACGGCAGCAGTGATGACGGCATCCTCTATGCAGCGCTGGAACAGGTGGATCTGCCAGGGTATGAAGAGGTGCCGGTCGCCCAGCTCTCTGCCGGACAACAGCGGCGCGTGGCGCTGGCCCGGCTGTGGCTGAGCCGTGCCGCCGTGTGGATTCTGGACGAGCCGCTGACCGCGATTGATAAAGACGGCGTGGAAAAATTAATGGCGCGGTTCGTGGCACATGCCGATAACGGTGGCGCGGTGATCCTGACGACACATCAGGATCTGCCCGGCGACAGTGCCCGGGTGCGCAAAATCCGGTTGACGGCGGAGTGGATGTAA
- the ccmE gene encoding cytochrome c maturation protein CcmE — MNIRRRNRLYVVIAVLAGLGLATALVMYALRSNIDLFYTPGEILYGKGEAREKPSPGQRLRVGGMVMPGSVQRDPKTLAVTFRLYDARGVVSVSYEGILPDLFREGQGVVAQGVLEAGNRIQAREVLAKHDEKYTPPEIQDAMKNNHTGPAAAYQQAGTQS, encoded by the coding sequence GTGAATATCCGTCGTCGTAATCGCCTGTATGTGGTGATAGCGGTACTGGCAGGGCTGGGGCTTGCCACTGCGCTGGTGATGTACGCGCTGCGTTCCAATATCGATCTGTTTTATACCCCAGGTGAAATCCTGTATGGCAAAGGGGAAGCACGTGAAAAACCGTCGCCGGGCCAGCGCCTGCGCGTCGGCGGGATGGTGATGCCCGGCAGCGTGCAGCGCGATCCGAAAACGCTCGCGGTCACGTTCCGGCTGTATGACGCCAGGGGCGTGGTGAGTGTCAGCTATGAAGGCATTCTGCCGGACCTGTTCCGTGAAGGGCAGGGCGTGGTGGCACAGGGGGTTCTGGAGGCGGGAAATCGCATCCAGGCCCGTGAAGTGCTGGCAAAACATGATGAAAAATATACGCCGCCGGAAATTCAGGACGCGATGAAAAACAATCACACAGGACCTGCAGCGGCATATCAGCAGGCGGGTACGCAGTCATGA
- a CDS encoding cytochrome c-type biogenesis protein, with the protein MKRIGLFLAGLLLSTSLWAAIDTWQFDSAQQEAQYRELTAALRCPKCQNNSIADSSAMIAADMRRKVYELLKQGQSRQQIIDYMVARYGNFVTYEPPVTPSTLILWVGPALFVVLGGLMIILRARRGQTHSDLDDHEQQRLAAILKRDGKP; encoded by the coding sequence ATGAAACGAATCGGACTGTTTCTTGCCGGCCTGCTGCTGAGCACCAGCCTGTGGGCGGCCATTGATACCTGGCAGTTTGATTCCGCGCAGCAGGAGGCGCAATACCGCGAGCTGACCGCTGCGCTGCGCTGTCCGAAGTGCCAGAACAACAGCATTGCCGATTCCAGCGCGATGATTGCCGCCGATATGCGGCGTAAAGTGTATGAGCTGCTGAAGCAGGGGCAGAGCCGCCAGCAGATTATTGATTACATGGTGGCGCGCTATGGCAATTTTGTGACCTATGAACCGCCGGTCACGCCCTCTACGCTGATTTTATGGGTCGGCCCGGCGCTGTTTGTCGTGCTGGGCGGCCTGATGATTATTCTGCGAGCCCGCCGCGGGCAGACGCACAGCGATCTTGATGACCACGAGCAACAGCGCCTGGCGGCGATTCTGAAGCGTGACGGGAAGCCGTAA
- a CDS encoding DMT family transporter, translating to MNLMLYLAVVLIWGTTWIAIFLQQQAADTPVFVAIFWRFLLASGVMLVILKLLNRLRSLSGRDHLFCLAQGGCVFGFNFVCFYHAAALISTGLESVIFSMAVLYNAINSWVFFRQRPSVRLVPAALLGLGGMVALFWQDIQAAQSAPQLLWGVGLSALGTLGFSFGNMISMRHQRQQRDVLTTNSYAMLYGAVLMALMALMNGEGLAPAHNLQWLGAMSYLAIFGSVVGFGAYFTLAGRIGTSQAAYCTLLFPLVALTLSTLYEGYQWHSNAIVGLLMILAGNLVMFACWPASRKLRTA from the coding sequence ATGAACCTGATGTTATACCTTGCCGTCGTCCTGATATGGGGCACCACCTGGATTGCCATTTTCCTGCAGCAGCAGGCGGCTGATACGCCGGTTTTTGTCGCTATTTTCTGGCGCTTTTTGCTGGCCTCTGGGGTGATGCTGGTCATACTGAAACTGCTGAACCGCCTGAGGTCGCTCTCCGGCCGCGATCATCTGTTTTGCCTGGCGCAGGGTGGCTGCGTCTTTGGATTCAATTTTGTCTGCTTTTATCATGCTGCCGCGCTGATCAGTACCGGACTGGAATCGGTGATCTTTTCGATGGCGGTTCTGTATAACGCAATCAATAGCTGGGTGTTTTTCCGTCAGCGCCCTTCTGTCCGGCTGGTGCCTGCGGCGCTGCTCGGGCTTGGCGGCATGGTGGCGCTGTTCTGGCAGGATATTCAGGCCGCGCAGTCGGCACCGCAACTTCTCTGGGGCGTCGGGCTGAGCGCACTGGGAACGCTGGGATTCTCTTTTGGCAATATGATTTCCATGCGCCACCAGCGTCAGCAGCGGGATGTGCTGACCACCAACAGTTACGCCATGCTGTACGGTGCGGTGCTGATGGCCCTGATGGCGCTGATGAACGGTGAAGGGCTTGCACCTGCCCACAACCTGCAGTGGCTGGGTGCGATGAGTTATCTGGCGATTTTCGGTTCGGTAGTGGGCTTCGGGGCTTACTTCACGCTGGCAGGACGTATCGGCACCAGTCAGGCTGCCTATTGCACGCTGCTGTTTCCGCTGGTGGCGCTGACGCTTTCTACGCTGTACGAAGGCTATCAGTGGCACAGTAATGCGATCGTGGGGTTGCTGATGATTCTGGCTGGTAATCTGGTGATGTTTGCCTGCTGGCCGGCAAGCCGGAAGCTGCGCACCGCCTGA
- a CDS encoding formate/nitrite transporter family protein, whose protein sequence is MKQTPTETENNNDVDSEEKEQGKEIEVDEDALPSRAAAIHEEIRQDGEKELERDGMALLWSAIAAGLSMSASLMAKGIFQVHLEGVPGAFLFENLGYTFGFVIVIMARQQLFTENTVTAVLPVMHKPTGSNFMLLLRLWSVVLAGNLIGTAIGALAFTHMPIFDDATRQAFTAISEKVMENTPGEMFANAVISGWIIATMVWMFPYAGGAKIVVIVMMTWLVALGDLAHIVVGSVEVLYLVFSGTLPWQDFFWPFALPTLLGNITGGTLIFALISHAQIRNDMSEEAKAKARAEKQRKEQQEKEKQA, encoded by the coding sequence ATGAAGCAAACGCCAACAGAGACAGAAAACAATAACGACGTCGACAGTGAAGAGAAGGAGCAAGGCAAGGAAATTGAAGTGGATGAGGACGCTCTGCCTTCGCGCGCGGCGGCCATTCACGAAGAGATTCGTCAGGACGGCGAAAAAGAACTGGAGCGTGACGGCATGGCGCTGCTGTGGTCAGCGATTGCAGCGGGCCTTTCCATGAGTGCCTCCCTGATGGCAAAAGGCATCTTTCAGGTGCATCTGGAAGGCGTGCCGGGGGCATTCCTGTTTGAAAACCTCGGCTACACCTTTGGCTTTGTGATTGTCATTATGGCGCGCCAGCAGCTGTTCACTGAAAACACCGTGACCGCCGTATTGCCGGTGATGCACAAACCCACCGGCAGTAACTTTATGTTGCTGCTGCGGCTGTGGAGTGTGGTGCTGGCGGGCAACCTGATCGGCACAGCGATCGGCGCGCTGGCATTTACCCATATGCCGATTTTTGACGATGCGACGCGCCAGGCCTTTACCGCCATCAGCGAAAAGGTGATGGAAAATACGCCGGGAGAGATGTTCGCCAATGCGGTGATTTCCGGCTGGATCATCGCCACCATGGTGTGGATGTTCCCCTATGCGGGCGGCGCAAAAATCGTGGTTATCGTGATGATGACCTGGCTGGTCGCGCTGGGCGACCTGGCGCATATTGTGGTGGGTTCGGTAGAAGTGCTGTATCTGGTGTTTTCCGGCACGCTGCCGTGGCAGGACTTTTTCTGGCCGTTTGCGCTGCCTACCCTGCTGGGCAATATCACGGGCGGTACGCTGATATTTGCGTTGATCAGTCATGCTCAAATCCGTAATGACATGAGCGAAGAAGCCAAAGCCAAAGCGCGTGCCGAAAAGCAGCGCAAAGAGCAGCAGGAGAAAGAGAAGCAGGCATGA
- a CDS encoding heme ABC transporter permease: MWKWLHQWARPERLYLLCGRLIPWCAVAGTSTLLLGWIWGFGFAPADYQQGDSFRIMYLHVPAAMWSMGIYASMAIAAFTGLVWQMKMADLVAAAMAPIGAVFTFIALVTGSAWGKPMWGTWWIWDARLTSELVLLFLYMGAIALYHAFDDRRTAGRAAGILILVGVVNLPVIHFSVQWWNTLHQGSSGLLQQAIDPSMRTPLRWSILGYLLTFVSLTLMRLRNLILFTERHRPWAIDVAQGGRKL, from the coding sequence ATGTGGAAATGGTTACATCAGTGGGCGCGGCCTGAACGGCTGTATCTGTTATGCGGGCGGCTGATTCCGTGGTGCGCCGTGGCGGGAACCAGCACGCTGCTGCTCGGCTGGATCTGGGGCTTCGGCTTTGCGCCCGCCGACTATCAGCAGGGTGACAGTTTTCGCATCATGTATCTCCATGTGCCGGCGGCGATGTGGTCGATGGGCATTTACGCGTCGATGGCAATAGCGGCGTTTACCGGCCTCGTCTGGCAGATGAAAATGGCCGATCTGGTCGCGGCGGCGATGGCGCCGATTGGTGCCGTCTTTACCTTTATTGCGCTGGTGACCGGCTCTGCCTGGGGCAAGCCGATGTGGGGTACCTGGTGGATCTGGGATGCGCGGCTGACATCCGAGCTGGTGCTGCTGTTTCTGTATATGGGGGCGATTGCGCTCTATCACGCCTTTGACGATCGCCGCACGGCGGGCCGCGCTGCCGGCATTCTGATCCTGGTCGGCGTGGTGAATCTGCCGGTGATTCACTTTTCCGTGCAGTGGTGGAACACGCTGCATCAGGGCTCATCCGGCCTGCTGCAACAGGCCATCGATCCCAGCATGCGTACGCCGCTGCGCTGGTCGATCCTCGGCTATCTGCTCACCTTTGTGTCGCTGACGCTGATGCGCCTGCGCAACCTGATTCTGTTCACCGAGCGTCACCGCCCGTGGGCAATTGACGTGGCACAGGGAGGACGCAAACTGTGA